In the Candidatus Cloacimonadota bacterium genome, TTAGCCAGAAATGGACGAGGTACAGGGCAATGCCGGCGACCCCCGCGGAGACCGATATTAGCAGCCAAGTCCCGACGTCCAGAAAGGCCAGGACAGCGACCGCCGCCAGGATCACGACTCCAGCCAGCAGCAACAGGGTGCCAAGGCTTGTTTTATTCATCACTGCCGCTGCTTTGGTCGGGCTCGAACTTATAACCGACGCCGCGAATGTTTTTTACCATATAGGCTTGGTCACCCAGTTTTTCTCGCAGATTGCGGATGTGGACGTCCACTGTGCGTTCCAGCACAATCTTGTCGTTGCCCCAGAGATGGTCAAGGATTTGGCTGCGTTTGAACACCCAGCCCGGACGGCGTGTAAGCAACTGTAGTATTTTGAATTCTGTGAGGGTTAGGTCCACTCTGTGATCGCGGATCCTGGCTTCGTAACGGTTAAAATCGAGCCGGAAATCGCTGTTGATGTTGAGCACGTTGCGCGAACTTTCCCATCCGCTGCGGCGGAGGACGGCCTTTACCCTGGCCAGAAGTTCTTTGCTGTCAAAGGGTTTGGTGATATAGTCGTCCGCTCCGAATTCCAGGCCGCGCACCTTGTCCTCAATGTCGCTGCGGGCAGTGAGCATGATGATGGGGACGTTTTCCCAGGCTGGATTGCTCTTGATGCGGCGGCAGGCCTCCAAACCGTCCAAATCGGGCAGCATCAGGTCCAGCAGGATCAGTTCCGGCAATTCCTGCCGCAATCTGTCTAGCAGGTCCTGCGCCCGGGTGAATCCCAAGGTGCTGTATCCTTCCGTTTCGAGCTTCATGCAGACCAGTTCCAGGATGTCGGTCTCATCTTCAGTAACGAATATCTGTTTGCTCATGGGCTTGTCTTCCTAAAAGCCAGTTTTGGCGGAAAGTGTTTTCTGGCAAGGAAAAACGCCCCTTTTTCGGTTAATTTTTCTTAACAGGGGCGGAAAGCGTGCATCCGCCTGGAATTGGCTGACAGCTCTTTAAGCGAGAACTTGTGTCTCCCTATTGCGGGACATTGTGTCAGGCTGCACTTACATGATCATTACTTGATGAATAAGCCTTTCAGCAGGCTGACCTGGCCACCTGTCCTCAAACTGAGGAAGAAGACACCACTTTCGCGCAGGCCAAGGCTTCGCGGGTCAATCGTGATCTCGTTAGTGCCGGCAATCACGGCACAGTCACGTTGGCCCAGTTTCTGTCCTTTGGCGTTGTAGAGCGTAACGCACGCTGTAGAGGAATTTTTGCCAACAAAGGACAGCGTCGCCGTGCCTGAGAAAGGATTGGGCGTGAGGCGGGGCGCCGCTTCCACTGAAGGAAGGATGGGATCGTCAGCCGCGACTATGGTGACCGTCACTGAGTTCGAGGGATCGGAGTAGTTGTCCCCGTAGCGGGCTTTCACATAGAATTCGTGAGTGCCGCTGCCAAGGTCGGTGACAGTGTAGGTGAGGACGTCTCCAGCGACGGTCTGGGTGAGTTCGTCATTCATGAGAATGCAGTATTGATCGGGTTCGACGTAGGGAGAGGGATACTGCCAGCTTAGTATGACGCTGGACGGCGGCTGCTGTTCAGCGGTAAGGTATCGCGGGGGCAAAAATTGCGGTCCGAGGCTGCCGTTGCCGTTGATCCGCATGGCGTAGATATCGAAACCCGAGTAACCTTGTTCCCAGCTCAAAACACACCAATTGTCGGGATGGTGGTCGCAATCGAAGTGCTGCTTGGGATCGGTTGTTTGGGCAACGCCCACCTGGCTAGAATCCCAGGCAAAATCGCCCGAAGAAGTCCAACAGGAGGCGTAGAGGTTTGCTCCCCTTTCATAGAGAAAAACCGCGCCTTGCGTGGTCCAGTGGGCGGCGATGGTGTTGCATGATTCCCCGCCGATGTTCACTATGGTTGGCCCGGCCTGGCCCCAGAGACAGTCTCCGCTGAAACTCATCAGTTGCCGTGCGAGGCCAAAGTTGTTCTGGTCGGCATCGGTTTCGCGGTAAAAGACGTAAACCTGCTGATTGGCGGCATCCACGGCGACTTCCGGATAGAATTGCTGTTTTGGGAGACTAACGTTCACGAGGCTGCCGTTCAAGCCCATGGTGGCGTTTCCCTGCGAGTCGATGCGCTGGCAATAGACGTCGTTGTCCAGGTTGCTGTCGCGATCATCATACCAGGCCAGCACTGCGCCCCCGGCTCCGTCTCCGACAAAGGGGATGAGCTGTTCCCAAGAGGGAATCCCGCCGGCTTCGGTTGCGGAAACGGTCCAGGGAAATGTTCCGTCGGGAGTGCCCTTCATCACGAGGATGTGGCGCGTGGGCGACCAAAAAGGACCGGTATCGTGAAAAAGCTTGAGCAGTATGTCGTTACCTTCGCTCTGGATGATCTGCGGCCAGGTATAGCTGCCTTCGGTGGCTGTGAAAGTGGTGCCCCATTCGCCCCAAAGCTTCTGCCCATCGGCGCTGAGGCGGTTGATCACGACGGATGTGACCGCGCCCAGGCGCTGCCAGGCAAAGTAGCTGCTGCCGTCAGCGGAGCAAAAGCAGACGGGCGACATGTTGCCGTAATCAGCGTTGGTGTCATTCGACAGGGCGATGCCGTCGGCGCCCCAGAGGAATTCGCCCGCGGGGTTGATCTTGTAGGCCACCACGTTATTTACACCGGCATTGCGGATGTCCTGGAAGACAATGATGGCGTTGCCTTCGGTATCCACGCCGAGGTCGTATTCGGTGAGCCAACTCATTTGGGTATGAGAACTTATTAGCAGGCTCTCCGTCCAGATGCGGTTTCCGTAGATATCGAAGAGGTCAAGATAAACCCTGTAACCGCCGGATTGGTTGTCAAAACGGCAGATGTAGGTGTTGCCGTTGGGCACGATGGCCACCTTGGGTATCACCTGTTCGGCATCGAAACCGGCAATGATGGAGGGAGCGTATGGATCGGTGCTCCATTGCGCGCAGAGGGCTGCCGCTAAGACACAGGCAGCAATACAAAGAACAATGTGTTTCATGCTACACCTCGATTAATAGAATGACTCCATTATTTGCTTTGGGGGATTTTTAGTCAAGGTATATTTGGCTCTATTTCAAACCGGGCGTGTAACTCGTTCTTTTCCAGCCTGGTAGGCGTCATACGAAAGTGGTGTTCGGCAGCCGGTTTACCGATGCGGAGTGCTCTGGCCGTTAAGGCCCTTTCCTGTCCCAAAGACGCGCCTCCCGCATAATGCCCGTATTTGATGTGGGAATCTCGAGAGAGGCATGGGAGAGGGATGAAATCGAGCGTTAAGGGTGTGGCTGGCTGGAAATAGTGGAAGGTAAGCAGTTACGACTCTCCTCTACGAGCCCGTAGGGCGGCAGGCCATGGCGAGGGTGTGCAATGAGCGAAGCGAACGGAACCCCTCGACAATGGATTCTCTTAGCCCCTTGTGGACGACAGAAATGCCGGGATTGATTTCTGTCGCTCTCCGGGCTAACTTGCCCGACCTGAAAAGAGCTGAAAGACAGGAACAAAAAAAGGCCGGACCAGTTGGCCCGGCTGATTTGAGGAGAGATATTATTAGTTCACAGCCACCCGGATGGCGTTCAGATGGACGTTATAGCCGCCGCTGACCTTGACGTAGCCGTTGTTTTTGGTGCTCAGGTCCGTTATCCTGGCCTTTATCCACCAGCCGCCGCTGGTTTCCGCGAGGGTTTGCGGCGCGCGGTAAAAACCGTTAGGATCGGTGAGTTGCAGGAAGAAAACCTCTTTATCCAAAACGAGGTCGCTGCTTTTGGCGATACGGGTTTTGGAAAAGTGGCTGGTCCAGACCTGCTGACTGTCGAGCAGCCTCAGGAAGCGGCCCTGGTTGTTGTGGTCCGGTGTGGGAAGGCTTTGCATCCTGCCCAGTGACGCGAACACAAAGGGCTGGGTGGTGAGGGGCTGTTCCATCACGAAATATTCGTCAACCCGCACGAAATGGGCGTCGGTGCCAGCGTCCGGCACCTGCGAACTGCTAGCCGGCTGGGCCACCACGGCGGGATTCGGCAGAGCGGAATTGAGCCAGGAATTAGGGCTGCAGGCCGAGATGGCCAAGGCCGCCGCAAGCGCGATCAGGACGGCAAAGTGTCTATAAATTTTAGTCATTATGTCACACCTCCCTTCAGAAAGGTCTTTTTAACTATATAACCCGGTTCGGCCGGAAATCCTGCGCCGGATTTTTGGGGCGTTCAGTTTCCCAGTCCCAGCCGCTGCTGCTGGTATTTCTTGCTCTGGATGGCGCGCCACCAGTCTTCGTGCTCCAGATACCAGAGCACGGTCTTGCGGATGCCGGTTTCAAAGGTTTCCTTTGGCACCCAGCCCAGTTCCCTGCTAATTTTGTCGGCGTCGATGGCGTAGCGGAGGTCATGGCCGGGACGGTCGGCGACGTAAGTGATTAGTTCCGTGTAAGATGAAAGCTTGTCGGAAGGCCGGAGTTCATCCAGCAGCCGGCAGATGGTGGTAACGATTTCGATGTTTTTCATCTCGTTGTGGCCGCCGATATTGTAGGTTTCGCCCAGTTTTCCGGAGCGGATGATGGTGTTGATGGCGTCGCAGTGGTCGCGCACATAAAGCCAGTCCCTTACGTTGAGTCCCTTACCGTAAACAGGCAAGGGTTTGTGTTCCAGGCAGTTGAGAATCATCAAGGGAATCAGTTTTTCCGGGAACTGGTAGCCGCCGTAGTTGTTTGAGCAGTTGGAGAGCAGCACCGGCAGGCCGAAGGTGCGGTGCCAGGCGCGCACCAGATGGTCGGAACCAGCTTTGGAAGCTGAATAGGGTGAGGACGGGTCGTAGGGCGTGCTTTCCGTGAAGAGGCCTTCGTCGCCCAGGGAGCCGAAAACCTCGTCGGTGGAGACGTGATGGAAGCGGAAAGCCTTTTTGCCCGTTTCATCCAGACCGCGCCAGTAACGCAGGGCACAATCCAGCATCACGGCGGTTCCCAGAACGTTGGTATTGATGAACTCCATAGGCCCGTCGATGGAACGGTCCACGTGGGATTCTGCGGCAAAATTGACCACGGTATCGGGCTGGAATTCAGCGAATACCCGGGCCACTGCTTCGGAGTCGCAAATATCAGCTTTTACAAAGCGATAGCGCTCCGGAAAGGCTGTTTCGATCTCAACCAGGCTGTCCAGATTGCCGGCATAGGTGAGTTTGTCAAAGTTGAGCACGCTGCCCTGGAAATCAGGGTCTTCAAAGAGGTGGTGGATGTAGTTGGCGCCGATGAAGCCAGCGCCTCCGGTCACGATAATCCTGTTCATATGTCCTTCCTTATTAGTTTTAGCAGTTCCTGTAGCCGGGCCAGTTCTTCCGCGCTGGAATAGCTGAGGGTGATTTTGCCTTTGGCTGCCTGTCCGCTTACCCTGGCTTTCAGGCCAAATGCTCCGCTCAGTTCGCGTTCCAGGCTTTGGGACCATTCCCGGTCGGCAGGCGCTTCCTTTGCCTGGCTGGGGGCGTAGGTTTTGGCTTTGGCCTCCGCCTGGCGGACGTTGAGCCTGTATTGTATAATATATTGCGCGAAAAGGGGTTACAACTCCGGCTCTACCGCCAAAACAGCCCGCGCGTGCCCGGGGCTGAGGAGGCCGGAGGAGACCATTGACTGCACTTCCAACGGCAGTTTGAGCAAGCGGATGCTGTTAGATACTGTGGCGCGGTCGCGCGAAACGATTTGCGCCACTTCCTGATGGGTGAGTTTGAAATCGTCCGCCAGAGTCTGATAGGCACAGGCTTCCTCGATCGGGTCGAGGTCCTCACGCTGGACGTTTTCCACGATGGCGAGCTGGAGCTGTTCTTTCTGGCTAACGCTGCGGATCACCACCGGAACGGATTCCAGGCCCGCCAGCCGCGCTGCTTGCAGGCGCCTTTCGCCGGCGATAAGCTCATAATCCGAAGCGGCGGTTTTGTTCACTATCAGCGGCTGGATGATGCCGTTGGCCTTGATGGATTCAGCCAGTTCCTGCAAGGCGTCGGGATCGAAAACCCGGCGGGGCTGGTAAGGATTGGTCTTGATCTGTTCGATGGGCAGGGTGCCCAGGTTTGATCCGGTTTCCGGCCTGTCCTGAGCCTGGGGGATCAGGGCGCTCAAACCACGTCCGAGGCGTTCGTTCATGCTTTTTGTGTCCTTTCGATTATCTCCGTGGCCAGGTTCAGATAGCTCATGGCGCCGGGAGAGCGGATGTCATAGAGAAATATGGGTTTGCCGAAGCTGGGTGCCTCGGTGAGCTTGATGTTGCGGGGAATGATGGTGCGGAAAACCTTTTCCTTGAAATAGTGCCGCACCTCGCGCGCGACCTGCATGGAGAGGTTCACGCGACGGTCAAACATGGTGAGCAGGATGCCGATGATATTCAGGCCGGGATTGAGGTTTTTCTGGATCAGGCGGATGGTGGAAAGCAACTGGCTGACCCCCTCCAGGGCGTAATACTCGCACTGGATCGGCACCAGCAGGTCTGTTGCCGCTGTGAGGGCGTTCACTGTGAGCAGGCCCAGCGAGGGCGGGCAGTCGATTATAATGTAGTCGAAGTCGGCCAAAACCGGTTCCAGCGCTTCGCGGAGCTTGTGTTCGCGGGCGAATTCCTGCACCAGTTCGATTTCGGCGCCGGTGAGGTCGATGTTTCCGGGCACGCACCAGAGGTTTTGGGTGGCGGTGGGCAGAATGGTTTCCCGCAGGGGCACTTTGCTTATAAGCGCATCGTACACTTGCAGTTCCAGATTGTCTTTGTCCAAGCCCACTCCGCTGGTGGCGTTGCCCTGGGGATCGAAATCGATGAGCAGGGTCTTCTTTTCCAGCACAGCCAGGCCAGCGGCCAGGTTAACCGCCGTGGTGGTTTTTCCCACCCCGCCTTTTTGGTTCACGATCGTTATTGTTCTTGCCATAAATCTATGCTAACTTCCAGTCTTCAGTTGTTCTTTTCCCAGCGCGAAAATCGCCCGGCTGCCGTATTCGAGCTCCATCCTCAATAGTTCCAAGGGCTTGAGCGGAGCGATGTCCGCCCAGTCCTTAGCCTTGTAGCAGAGCAATTGGCCACCCGGAGCCAGCAAGTTCCGTAGCGGCTTCAGATAGCGCTGCTCCAGCTTGACGGCGCGGCAGAGGATGTAGTCGAAACCGCCCCTGGCGGAGTAATCCTCCAGCCGGGAGCACACCACTTCGCAATCCGCAAGCTCCAGCCTGGCAACCAGTTCCTCAAGAGCGCGGGTCTTTTTGAGCACCGAATCCAACAGTGTCATGCGGCATCCGGGCACGGCCAGCTTCACCGGAATGCCGGGCAAACCGCCGCCGGAGCCGAAATCGAGCACTTTTGCACCGGTAAAATCAACACATTTCAGAGGCAGCAGGCTGTCAAGGAAATGCTTTGTCCAGAGCTCATCCGCTGGCGCGTGGCGGGAAAAGAGGTTTACGCGGGAGTTAAGCTCCAGCAGCAGAGCGTGATAGCTGTCAAAACCAGCCAGGATGCCATCCCGTCCCGGTAGCTTCAGCTCATCCAGAAACTGGGAAAAAGCGGCCCTGGAGCTTTTCAAGGCTGCTGGACCTCAGTCAGGCTGCGCAAAAGCGACTGCACCAGGAAAGAACAGTCCCCGCGCATCAGCTCCAGCGCGGCGCGGGCGGATGGGTGTTTAATCTGCTTTAGCGAACGGGCCGCGATGTAGCGGAAACGCTCACTGGGATGGAAGATATAGTCCCGAAGCAGTTCCACGCTGCGGTCGGTGTGAACCCCCGACAGCACGGAAATGCAGGTGCTTTCGTACTTTTTCTGTCGCATCAGGCGCTCAATCGGTTCCACCAGCAGGCTGTCGCCCACGCCGGAAATCAGGGCCAGTGCGTTTTTGGCAGCCAGGCTGTCGGGCAGGTCGATGACTTTGTAGAGTTCGCTGATAAACTCCTCAGAATCCGCGGCTAGGGCTTCCAAGGCCCGGTATTCCAGGCCGGAAGTGGTGTTCAGCTTGTTTTCCAGCACATAGGGGATGGCTTCTTCGGCGCGGCTGAGAAGAATTTTGCGGGCGGTCCGGACCCTTTGCACCGCCGATCCCACCTCCCATTCCGAGGCAGCGGCGAAAATCGTTTCGATGCTGTCTGTGCTGTCCGGCAGGGCGGCAGTTTCAGCCAGTTCTTCCACGGTGGTTTTGGCAACTTGGTTGATTTCCGCGTCGCGTCCCACGCCGTAAGTTCCGCTTTGCCAGATGCTGTTGTTGGCCTTGAGGCTGTCGGGATAGCTGTCCGTGCCGCCGGCATCCAGAAAGAGCCCGATCCCGCCAGTGCTGCGCGTGAAGTTGGCGCCGCCGTAGTTTTGTGGGTTGAACCGCTCATAGCGGTCATTGCCGCTTTTATCGACAAAAAGTCCCACGGAGTTGGTGAGCCCCAAGCCGTTACCGCCTTCGATAGAATAGGAATCGTTCCCCGCCCCGTCGATCAAAACGCCCAAAGCCCAATCGTGTCCGGCGCCCTGACCTGGTCCGTGGCGGCTCTGGTAGGCGTCGTCGCCCTCCGCGTCGAGCAAGAATCCGCAAGCCAGGTGAATTCCGGAGCCCTGGGGATAGTAAACCGCGCTGTAAACGTCGTTTCCGGCCTCGTCGATAAGCGCTCCTGTGGCATACCAATAGCCGGAACCCTGGGCATAAACGCCGCCGAGGTAGCGGTCGTTTCCAGCGCCGTCATAGAGCAGGCCCAAACCGCCGGCCAGATCGGGCCTCAACCCCAGTCCCATGCCCTGGCCGAGGGTGATAAAGTCCAGCGGCATTAGCGGTTCGTGATAGTATTTGCCGCCCAGGCTGTAGCTGTCCGCGCCCTCCTTATCCAGCAAGACACCGGCGCCGTAGGTGCTGCCAAAGCCTTGGGCGGACACGCTGGCCTGATAGCTGTCGTTGCCGGCGCCGTCCACCAGCAGCGCGATTCCGCACATCGCCGCGCCCTGTGAGAAGAGGCCACTTTGGTAGATGTCGTCTCCATCCAAATCCTGATGAAGGTTGATCCCCATGAAGGCGGAGAATGAAAAATCGTTGGTGCGGTAGAGGTCGTTGCCAGCCAAATCGTAGGTGCAGACAAGGCCAAAGGAGGAATTGAACATCGCCGCGGGCATGTTGCTGCGGTAAACGTCGTCGCCGGCCAGATCGAGCTGAAGGCAGAAAGCCCGGTCCACAGAACTTCCCAGCCCTGTCTCGTAAAGGTCATTGCCGACGGGGTCGAGCAGAAAACAGAGGTTCTGGAATGCCTGACCGCCATAGACATCGTCGCCGTTTGTTCCAATTGCCATCAGGCCATGCCTGGTATTGCGGGTGAGGATTTTCTTATTTCTGAACTGAAGGGTTTGGGCCCGCTCCAGCAGGGCGTCGGAGATGGCCAGAAACTGGATCCCGGTGCTCAACAAAGCCTGACGGTCGAGTTTTCCAATCAACTCCCGGACCCGCTTTTCATCCAGATCGCTATATTTGGGCAGGCCTTGTTCCTCGTAGAAAGCGTTATATTTATCAATCTCTTCGCTTTCGATGAACTGCCAGTGCCAGAAGCTGAGCAGCATCTTCTTTTCCTCTGGGCTGAAGGCGGCAAAAGCCGGCTCAAGCTCGGTTTCCAGATAATCATAAGCGCTTTCCAGCCAGGCGAATATGTCCTCCGGCTTTTTCACCTGGGTGGAGAGCTGCTGTGTATAAAGAGACTTGGAGGCCGGATAGAGGCTGCTGAACCTGCCTCCATCAAGGTTGAAAGCGATGCCGCCCAGATGCCGCAGCAGAACCGGCAAAGCTTCCGGGCCATCCAGTTGGCAGGTTTCGCGCAAGGCCTGCATGTCATCGATGCCTTTCCAGGGATCCTGAAGCTGGCGCAACTGCCAGTCCAGCTTGTACTTGGTGCTTAGGTCCCAATCCTTTTCGAAGCAAAGCGCGTCGGGGCTGAGTTCAGCCGCCTGCAGCATTTCATGCAGAGCGTTGTATTCTGCCGGACTCAGCAGGGCTTCGGCGCCAAGCCAGGCCAGGCAGGCCAAAATCGCTGCCAGACAGAGGGTTTTTCGCATCAGGTTAATCTCCTTACTTGAAAAACCAGTAATGAAAGCCGGCCAAATGTGTCAACAACTATCAGCGCCTACAATATAGTTGATAAAGGGGCTGAAACAGCCTTGCCGCCTCAATTTGGGGAAAAGGCTTGACACCTCAGCCTGAGTATTTTTTGCAGGTT is a window encoding:
- a CDS encoding response regulator transcription factor, producing the protein MSKQIFVTEDETDILELVCMKLETEGYSTLGFTRAQDLLDRLRQELPELILLDLMLPDLDGLEACRRIKSNPAWENVPIIMLTARSDIEDKVRGLEFGADDYITKPFDSKELLARVKAVLRRSGWESSRNVLNINSDFRLDFNRYEARIRDHRVDLTLTEFKILQLLTRRPGWVFKRSQILDHLWGNDKIVLERTVDVHIRNLREKLGDQAYMVKNIRGVGYKFEPDQSSGSDE
- a CDS encoding T9SS type A sorting domain-containing protein; this translates as MKHIVLCIAACVLAAALCAQWSTDPYAPSIIAGFDAEQVIPKVAIVPNGNTYICRFDNQSGGYRVYLDLFDIYGNRIWTESLLISSHTQMSWLTEYDLGVDTEGNAIIVFQDIRNAGVNNVVAYKINPAGEFLWGADGIALSNDTNADYGNMSPVCFCSADGSSYFAWQRLGAVTSVVINRLSADGQKLWGEWGTTFTATEGSYTWPQIIQSEGNDILLKLFHDTGPFWSPTRHILVMKGTPDGTFPWTVSATEAGGIPSWEQLIPFVGDGAGGAVLAWYDDRDSNLDNDVYCQRIDSQGNATMGLNGSLVNVSLPKQQFYPEVAVDAANQQVYVFYRETDADQNNFGLARQLMSFSGDCLWGQAGPTIVNIGGESCNTIAAHWTTQGAVFLYERGANLYASCWTSSGDFAWDSSQVGVAQTTDPKQHFDCDHHPDNWCVLSWEQGYSGFDIYAMRINGNGSLGPQFLPPRYLTAEQQPPSSVILSWQYPSPYVEPDQYCILMNDELTQTVAGDVLTYTVTDLGSGTHEFYVKARYGDNYSDPSNSVTVTIVAADDPILPSVEAAPRLTPNPFSGTATLSFVGKNSSTACVTLYNAKGQKLGQRDCAVIAGTNEITIDPRSLGLRESGVFFLSLRTGGQVSLLKGLFIK
- the rfbB gene encoding dTDP-glucose 4,6-dehydratase yields the protein MNRIIVTGGAGFIGANYIHHLFEDPDFQGSVLNFDKLTYAGNLDSLVEIETAFPERYRFVKADICDSEAVARVFAEFQPDTVVNFAAESHVDRSIDGPMEFINTNVLGTAVMLDCALRYWRGLDETGKKAFRFHHVSTDEVFGSLGDEGLFTESTPYDPSSPYSASKAGSDHLVRAWHRTFGLPVLLSNCSNNYGGYQFPEKLIPLMILNCLEHKPLPVYGKGLNVRDWLYVRDHCDAINTIIRSGKLGETYNIGGHNEMKNIEIVTTICRLLDELRPSDKLSSYTELITYVADRPGHDLRYAIDADKISRELGWVPKETFETGIRKTVLWYLEHEDWWRAIQSKKYQQQRLGLGN
- a CDS encoding ParA family protein; translation: MARTITIVNQKGGVGKTTTAVNLAAGLAVLEKKTLLIDFDPQGNATSGVGLDKDNLELQVYDALISKVPLRETILPTATQNLWCVPGNIDLTGAEIELVQEFAREHKLREALEPVLADFDYIIIDCPPSLGLLTVNALTAATDLLVPIQCEYYALEGVSQLLSTIRLIQKNLNPGLNIIGILLTMFDRRVNLSMQVAREVRHYFKEKVFRTIIPRNIKLTEAPSFGKPIFLYDIRSPGAMSYLNLATEIIERTQKA
- the rsmG gene encoding 16S rRNA (guanine(527)-N(7))-methyltransferase RsmG; protein product: MKSSRAAFSQFLDELKLPGRDGILAGFDSYHALLLELNSRVNLFSRHAPADELWTKHFLDSLLPLKCVDFTGAKVLDFGSGGGLPGIPVKLAVPGCRMTLLDSVLKKTRALEELVARLELADCEVVCSRLEDYSARGGFDYILCRAVKLEQRYLKPLRNLLAPGGQLLCYKAKDWADIAPLKPLELLRMELEYGSRAIFALGKEQLKTGS
- a CDS encoding HEAT repeat domain-containing protein, coding for MRKTLCLAAILACLAWLGAEALLSPAEYNALHEMLQAAELSPDALCFEKDWDLSTKYKLDWQLRQLQDPWKGIDDMQALRETCQLDGPEALPVLLRHLGGIAFNLDGGRFSSLYPASKSLYTQQLSTQVKKPEDIFAWLESAYDYLETELEPAFAAFSPEEKKMLLSFWHWQFIESEEIDKYNAFYEEQGLPKYSDLDEKRVRELIGKLDRQALLSTGIQFLAISDALLERAQTLQFRNKKILTRNTRHGLMAIGTNGDDVYGGQAFQNLCFLLDPVGNDLYETGLGSSVDRAFCLQLDLAGDDVYRSNMPAAMFNSSFGLVCTYDLAGNDLYRTNDFSFSAFMGINLHQDLDGDDIYQSGLFSQGAAMCGIALLVDGAGNDSYQASVSAQGFGSTYGAGVLLDKEGADSYSLGGKYYHEPLMPLDFITLGQGMGLGLRPDLAGGLGLLYDGAGNDRYLGGVYAQGSGYWYATGALIDEAGNDVYSAVYYPQGSGIHLACGFLLDAEGDDAYQSRHGPGQGAGHDWALGVLIDGAGNDSYSIEGGNGLGLTNSVGLFVDKSGNDRYERFNPQNYGGANFTRSTGGIGLFLDAGGTDSYPDSLKANNSIWQSGTYGVGRDAEINQVAKTTVEELAETAALPDSTDSIETIFAAASEWEVGSAVQRVRTARKILLSRAEEAIPYVLENKLNTTSGLEYRALEALAADSEEFISELYKVIDLPDSLAAKNALALISGVGDSLLVEPIERLMRQKKYESTCISVLSGVHTDRSVELLRDYIFHPSERFRYIAARSLKQIKHPSARAALELMRGDCSFLVQSLLRSLTEVQQP